A genomic window from Gossypium hirsutum isolate 1008001.06 chromosome D10, Gossypium_hirsutum_v2.1, whole genome shotgun sequence includes:
- the LOC107914523 gene encoding serine/threonine-protein phosphatase 5 isoform X1 — protein MRKLMEKLWPESHIRESAECLKCRMFIVKCMYEDYDSDFCNIVVFNCAEAHTKFEEYGSAIQNATKAIEVDPKYSKGYYRRGAAYLAMGKFKEALKDFQQVLRLIAFHYEV, from the exons ATGAGAAAGCTGATGGAAAAACTGTGGCCAGAAAGCCATATCAG AGAAAGTGCAGAATGTTTAAAGTGCAGAATGTTTATAGTCAAATGCATGTACGAGGATTATGATAGTGATTTTTGCAATATCGTTGTGTTCAATTGTGCTGAAGCTCACACCAAATTCGAAGAGTATGGTAGTGCCATACAGAATGCTACTAAGGCAATTGAAGTGGATCCTAAATATTCGAAG GGTTATTACAGACGAGGAGCAGCTTATCTTGCCATGGGGAAGTTTAAGGAAGCACTAAAGGATTTTCAACAGGTGCTTAG
- the LOC107914523 gene encoding serine/threonine-protein phosphatase 5 isoform X2, with translation MRKLMEKLWPESHIRESAECLKCRMFIVKCMYEDYDSDFCNIVVFNCAEAHTKFEEYGSAIQNATKAIEVDPKYSKGYYRRGAAYLAMGKFKEALKDFQQVNSFPL, from the exons ATGAGAAAGCTGATGGAAAAACTGTGGCCAGAAAGCCATATCAG AGAAAGTGCAGAATGTTTAAAGTGCAGAATGTTTATAGTCAAATGCATGTACGAGGATTATGATAGTGATTTTTGCAATATCGTTGTGTTCAATTGTGCTGAAGCTCACACCAAATTCGAAGAGTATGGTAGTGCCATACAGAATGCTACTAAGGCAATTGAAGTGGATCCTAAATATTCGAAG GGTTATTACAGACGAGGAGCAGCTTATCTTGCCATGGGGAAGTTTAAGGAAGCACTAAAGGATTTTCAACAG